A DNA window from Streptomyces sp. 71268 contains the following coding sequences:
- a CDS encoding MFS transporter — MTDLDPRSVDAGAAPSPAGGAGVVRAAGGISGAAPVTSAPPGPSHPAPDVAVSSEARPRDETREGADARAQDGAQGGVRDETRDGAGDEIPASEATVFSRAYRALTLGIISVVSLIAFEASAVTTVMPVAAERLDGVELYAFAFSGYFTASLFAMTLSGEWCDRRGPLAPLFAGVAAFGAGLVVAGSATQMWMFIAGRGVQGVGGGLVIVSLYVVVGRAFPQRLQPAVLASFSTAWVLPVIVGPVVAGTIAEHVGWRWVFLGMPVLVLLPLMVMLPALRKLPPGEHSAAMDRRRILLALAVAAGAGLLQFAVQDLRWLSLLPGVAGAALLVPCVLRLLPTGTFRAARGLPSVVLLRGLAAGTFLGAESFVPLMLVTERGLSPTMAGLSLTGGGLTWALGSYAQSRPRLDAHRERLMGLGMLMIALSIALAATALIDGVPAWIVAASWVIGGFGMGVTISGGSVLLLKLSRPEDSGTNAASLQVSDALGNISLVGASGVLFVAFGGGSATVSTHDAADAAGSGGHPAAFAAVLLGMAAMALVGAFVTTRLRPGKA, encoded by the coding sequence ATGACCGACCTCGATCCGCGCTCCGTGGATGCCGGCGCGGCCCCTTCACCCGCCGGCGGCGCGGGTGTCGTCCGGGCCGCCGGCGGCATATCCGGCGCCGCACCCGTCACCTCCGCCCCACCCGGCCCCTCCCACCCCGCGCCCGACGTCGCCGTGTCCTCCGAAGCCAGACCCCGGGACGAGACCCGAGAGGGGGCCGACGCCAGGGCCCAGGACGGGGCCCAGGGCGGGGTCCGGGACGAGACCCGTGACGGGGCCGGCGACGAGATCCCCGCGAGCGAGGCCACCGTCTTCAGCCGGGCCTACCGCGCGCTCACCCTCGGCATCATCTCCGTCGTCTCGCTCATCGCCTTCGAGGCGAGCGCGGTCACCACGGTCATGCCGGTGGCGGCCGAGCGGCTCGACGGCGTGGAGCTGTACGCCTTCGCCTTCTCCGGCTACTTCACCGCCAGCCTGTTCGCCATGACGCTCTCCGGCGAGTGGTGCGACCGCAGGGGACCGCTGGCGCCGCTGTTCGCCGGGGTCGCCGCGTTCGGCGCGGGGCTGGTCGTCGCGGGCTCGGCCACCCAGATGTGGATGTTCATCGCCGGCCGCGGCGTCCAGGGCGTCGGCGGCGGCCTGGTCATCGTGTCGCTGTACGTCGTCGTCGGCCGCGCCTTCCCGCAGCGGCTTCAGCCCGCCGTGCTCGCCTCGTTCTCCACCGCCTGGGTGCTGCCCGTGATCGTCGGCCCGGTGGTGGCCGGCACGATCGCCGAGCACGTCGGGTGGCGCTGGGTCTTCCTCGGCATGCCCGTCCTGGTGCTGCTGCCGCTGATGGTGATGCTGCCCGCGCTGCGCAAGCTGCCGCCCGGCGAGCACAGCGCGGCGATGGACCGCCGCCGCATCCTGCTGGCCCTCGCGGTCGCGGCCGGGGCCGGGCTGCTCCAGTTCGCCGTACAGGACCTGCGCTGGCTCTCGCTGCTGCCCGGCGTCGCCGGCGCCGCGCTGCTCGTGCCGTGCGTCCTGCGGCTGCTGCCCACCGGAACCTTCCGCGCCGCGCGCGGGCTGCCGTCGGTGGTGCTGCTGCGCGGCCTGGCGGCCGGCACCTTCCTGGGCGCCGAGTCCTTCGTACCGCTGATGCTGGTCACCGAGCGCGGCCTGTCCCCGACCATGGCCGGCCTCTCGCTCACCGGCGGCGGCCTGACCTGGGCGCTCGGCTCGTACGCGCAGAGCCGGCCGCGCCTGGACGCGCACCGGGAGCGGCTGATGGGCCTGGGCATGCTGATGATCGCGCTGTCCATCGCGCTGGCGGCCACCGCGCTGATCGACGGGGTGCCCGCGTGGATCGTCGCCGCCTCCTGGGTCATCGGCGGCTTCGGCATGGGCGTGACGATCTCCGGCGGCAGCGTGCTGCTGCTCAAGCTCTCCCGCCCGGAGGACTCGGGCACCAACGCGGCGTCCCTCCAGGTCTCCGACGCGCTCGGCAACATCTCGCTGGTCGGCGCGAGCGGCGTGCTCTTCGTCGCCTTCGGCGGCGGCTCCGCCACGGTCAGCACACACGACGCGGCCGACGCCGCCGGCTCCGGCGGCCACCCGGCCGCCTTCGCCGCGGTCCTGCTCGGCATGGCCGCGATGGCCCTGGTCGGAGCGTTCGTGACGACGCGGCTGCGGCCGGGGAAGGCGTAG
- a CDS encoding type II toxin-antitoxin system death-on-curing family toxin — MKFLDLPQLLGLAQRLGESEVRDYGLLESALARPQASVFGQDAYPDVWQKAAALMESLARNHAMVDGNKRLAWYATWVFLHVNGHPLVEGFDVDEAERFVLNVAQGELDVPKIAELLPRFAASSA; from the coding sequence ATGAAGTTCCTGGACCTGCCCCAGTTGCTGGGGCTCGCCCAGCGTCTCGGGGAGAGCGAGGTGCGCGACTACGGATTGCTGGAGTCCGCACTCGCTCGCCCCCAGGCCAGCGTGTTCGGTCAGGACGCGTACCCCGACGTGTGGCAGAAGGCCGCCGCGCTGATGGAGTCGCTGGCCCGAAACCACGCCATGGTGGACGGCAACAAGCGCCTCGCCTGGTACGCGACCTGGGTCTTTCTGCACGTCAATGGCCATCCGCTGGTCGAGGGCTTCGACGTGGACGAGGCCGAGCGCTTCGTCTTGAACGTGGCCCAGGGAGAGCTGGACGTACCCAAAATCGCGGAATTGCTGCCGCGATTCGCGGCTTCCTCGGCGTAA
- a CDS encoding Arc family DNA-binding protein: MAALNLRFTEEELDALRERAEAEGRSMQAFAHDAVMAAINEHSRLYNEAADHVLKVSAELNRRLA, encoded by the coding sequence ATGGCTGCACTTAACCTGCGTTTCACGGAAGAAGAGCTCGACGCCCTCAGGGAACGCGCGGAAGCTGAGGGGCGCAGCATGCAGGCGTTCGCTCACGACGCCGTGATGGCCGCCATAAACGAACACTCCCGGCTCTACAACGAGGCCGCCGATCACGTGCTGAAGGTCAGCGCCGAGCTGAACCGGAGGCTCGCCTGA